Proteins encoded together in one Mycobacterium noviomagense window:
- a CDS encoding ABC transporter permease gives MSVDYATGARLVHAPRGWRRLHGMWSRVSAFAIVELQKLQHDRTELIMRMVQPALWLLIFGTTFSKLHVIDTGPVSYLAFLAPGIIAQSALFISIFYGIQIIWDRDSGVLAKLMVTPAPASALVTGKSFAAGVRSVAQIVGVLGLAYLMGVQLTANPLRVLAAIAVVMLGAAFFACLSMTLAGLVRNRDRLMGIGQVITMPLFFASNALYPVDVMPKWLRVLSSTNPLSYEVDALRGLLIGPGYQLMDIAVLAVAAVAGIATASALLPRVVR, from the coding sequence GTGTCGGTTGATTACGCCACAGGCGCTCGTCTGGTTCACGCTCCCCGCGGATGGCGACGACTGCACGGAATGTGGTCGCGGGTCAGCGCTTTCGCGATTGTCGAACTGCAGAAGCTGCAGCATGACCGCACCGAGCTCATCATGCGCATGGTGCAGCCCGCGCTGTGGCTGTTGATCTTCGGTACGACCTTCAGCAAGTTGCACGTCATCGACACCGGACCGGTGTCCTACCTGGCGTTCCTGGCGCCCGGGATCATCGCCCAATCAGCGTTGTTCATCTCCATTTTCTATGGCATACAGATCATTTGGGATCGCGACTCCGGCGTGCTGGCCAAACTGATGGTGACTCCGGCGCCGGCGTCGGCGCTCGTCACCGGTAAGTCGTTCGCGGCCGGGGTGCGGTCAGTCGCCCAGATCGTCGGCGTGCTAGGGCTGGCGTATCTGATGGGCGTGCAGTTGACCGCCAATCCGTTACGGGTCCTCGCAGCAATCGCGGTCGTCATGCTCGGTGCCGCGTTTTTCGCATGCCTGTCAATGACATTGGCGGGCTTGGTGCGCAACCGGGATCGTCTGATGGGTATCGGTCAGGTCATCACCATGCCGTTGTTCTTCGCCTCCAACGCGCTCTACCCCGTCGACGTCATGCCCAAATGGCTGCGCGTGCTCAGTAGCACCAACCCACTGAGTTACGAAGTCGACGCCCTGCGGGGCCTATTGATCGGTCCCGGATACCAGCTCATGGATATCGCGGTGTTGGCCGTGGCGGCGGTAGCCGGCATCGCCACAGCCTCAGCACTATTGCCCCGGGTGGTCCGTTAG
- a CDS encoding ATP-binding cassette domain-containing protein, whose product MNQFPELAVDCRHLTYRYGQFTAVDDFTLQVRSGETMGLLGPNGAGKTTVVRMLTTLTPVQHGELQILGFDARTDTVDIRCNIGYVPQQLSMEPALTGRQNVEWFARLYGVPRAERADRVDAALTAMQLLDVADRLAATYSGGMVRRLELAQALVNRPSLLILDEPTVGLDPIARDGVWAQVRNMQAQFGMTVLVTTHYMEEADSLCDRVALMHRGRLQAVGTPTELKSTVSDEATLEDVFRQYAGSGLDDDTSSQGVHEIRSIRKAAGRVG is encoded by the coding sequence ATGAACCAATTCCCAGAGCTCGCTGTCGATTGCCGGCATCTGACATACCGCTACGGCCAGTTCACCGCCGTCGATGACTTCACCCTGCAGGTGCGGTCCGGCGAGACCATGGGCCTGCTGGGCCCCAACGGCGCCGGAAAGACCACGGTAGTGCGCATGCTTACCACGTTGACACCGGTGCAGCATGGTGAGCTGCAGATTCTGGGTTTCGACGCCCGCACTGACACCGTCGACATCCGCTGCAATATCGGCTATGTGCCCCAGCAGCTTTCGATGGAGCCAGCGCTGACGGGCCGGCAGAACGTGGAATGGTTCGCGCGCCTCTACGGTGTGCCGCGCGCCGAACGCGCCGACCGTGTCGACGCGGCACTCACAGCGATGCAGTTGCTCGACGTCGCCGACCGGCTGGCTGCCACCTACTCCGGCGGCATGGTGCGCCGGCTGGAACTGGCCCAGGCGCTGGTGAACCGGCCGTCGCTGCTGATACTTGACGAACCTACCGTCGGCCTGGACCCGATCGCTCGTGACGGGGTGTGGGCGCAGGTGCGAAACATGCAGGCGCAGTTCGGCATGACCGTTCTGGTCACCACCCACTACATGGAGGAGGCCGATTCGTTGTGCGACCGGGTCGCGCTGATGCACCGCGGCAGGTTGCAGGCGGTCGGAACGCCTACCGAGTTGAAGTCGACCGTGTCAGACGAAGCGACTCTCGAGGATGTGTTTCGTCAGTACGCGGGCTCCGGCTTGGATGACGACACATCGTCACAGGGTGTGCATGAAATCCGTTCCATCAGAAAGGCGGCGGGTCGTGTCGGTTGA
- a CDS encoding MarR family winged helix-turn-helix transcriptional regulator gives MAGVETSTDLGAELSRVIGRFRRQLRRSAGHGFTAARLTESQAELLWLVGRRPGISVSHAAAELGLVPNTASTLVSKLAAEGLLVRTVDTADRRVGRLQLTESAQQMVDASRAARRAVLSDVLGELDHDQIAALTDGLEVLETMARMMRERST, from the coding sequence ATTGCGGGCGTGGAGACATCTACCGACCTGGGCGCCGAGTTGTCCCGGGTCATCGGGCGATTTCGCCGCCAGCTACGTCGCTCCGCTGGCCATGGATTCACAGCCGCGCGGTTGACCGAATCACAGGCGGAGCTGTTGTGGCTGGTGGGACGGCGTCCAGGGATTTCGGTGAGCCACGCTGCGGCCGAACTCGGGCTGGTGCCCAACACCGCCTCCACCCTGGTGTCCAAGCTGGCCGCCGAGGGGCTGCTGGTCCGCACCGTCGACACCGCCGACCGCCGAGTGGGCAGGTTGCAGCTCACGGAATCCGCCCAGCAGATGGTCGATGCGTCTCGCGCCGCGCGCCGGGCAGTGCTGTCCGACGTGCTCGGCGAGCTCGACCATGACCAGATCGCAGCGCTGACCGATGGATTGGAGGTCCTCGAGACCATGGCCCGGATGATGCGGGAACGCTCAACATGA
- a CDS encoding metallophosphoesterase family protein — translation MRLLLLADTHVPNRARDLPAQVWEEIEAADVVLHAGDWVASQLLDELESRSRRLVACWGNNDGPALRSRLPERADVTLAGVRFTVVHETGSSAGREVRMSRRYPDTDVLVFGHSHIPWDSTTDTGLRLLNPGSPTDRRRQPSCSYMTATAIDGTLSDVALHRLP, via the coding sequence GTGAGGCTCTTGTTGCTTGCCGATACTCACGTACCGAACCGGGCGCGAGACCTGCCCGCCCAGGTATGGGAGGAGATCGAGGCCGCCGATGTCGTGCTGCACGCCGGAGACTGGGTGGCGTCGCAGTTGCTTGACGAATTGGAATCCAGGTCGCGTCGACTGGTGGCCTGCTGGGGAAACAACGACGGCCCGGCGTTGCGGTCGCGGCTGCCGGAGCGGGCGGACGTGACGCTCGCCGGTGTGCGGTTCACGGTTGTGCACGAAACCGGCAGTAGCGCCGGCCGGGAGGTCCGGATGTCGCGCCGCTATCCCGACACCGACGTCCTGGTGTTCGGGCACAGCCACATCCCGTGGGATTCCACGACGGATACCGGGCTGCGGCTGCTGAATCCGGGCTCCCCGACCGATCGGCGCCGGCAACCGTCGTGCAGCTACATGACCGCCACGGCGATCGACGGCACCCTCAGCGACGTGGCGCTTCACCGCCTCCCGTAA